From a region of the Candidatus Dependentiae bacterium genome:
- a CDS encoding IS5 family transposase, with the protein RNFCIKILKKYQRKNCEMMKWIAIDGSVSKAPLGGEKVGPSPVDRRKIGTKKHICVDQNGVILGIAISGANRHDNIFARKVIKNIPILLPHKLTVCAADTAYDANNTRTFLKKNGFIPLISQNKRKSKLKPEKTISRHRWIIERTFGHLNSWRGIFIRWNKKVENYIAAIQIAAIFYTLRHL; encoded by the coding sequence CGAAATTTTTGTATAAAAATTTTGAAAAAATACCAAAGAAAAAATTGTGAAATGATGAAGTGGATAGCAATTGATGGATCAGTTTCCAAAGCACCGCTGGGAGGAGAAAAAGTTGGTCCAAGTCCAGTTGATCGAAGAAAGATAGGAACAAAAAAGCATATTTGTGTTGATCAAAATGGAGTTATTCTTGGAATTGCAATTTCTGGAGCAAATAGACATGACAATATTTTTGCAAGAAAAGTAATTAAAAATATACCAATTTTACTTCCACACAAGCTAACTGTTTGCGCAGCAGATACAGCTTATGATGCAAACAACACAAGAACATTTTTGAAAAAAAATGGCTTTATTCCGCTTATTTCTCAAAATAAAAGAAAATCGAAACTAAAGCCAGAAAAAACAATCTCTCGACATCGATGGATTATTGAAAGAACATTTGGACATCTGAATAGCTGGCGAGGTATTTTTATTCGATGGAATAAGAAAGTTGAAAACTATATAGCAGCAATCCAAATTGCCGCTATATTCTATACTTTGAGGCATTTATGA